In Elaeis guineensis isolate ETL-2024a chromosome 1, EG11, whole genome shotgun sequence, a genomic segment contains:
- the LOC105036608 gene encoding LOW QUALITY PROTEIN: receptor homology region, transmembrane domain- and RING domain-containing protein 1 (The sequence of the model RefSeq protein was modified relative to this genomic sequence to represent the inferred CDS: inserted 1 base in 1 codon) — MGLLNSGGSVLFIGTLLCLLVRFADANVVLIGRNVSLSFEDVEATFAPAIKGSGECGVLYLAEPQDACTLLTNKVEEGPNPPFVLIIRGGCTFDDKVRHAQNAGFKAAIVYDNEDSGXLISMAGTPGGIHINAVFVSKASGGILKKYAGHTDVEFWIIPNFESSAWSIMAISFISLLAMSAVLATCFFVRRHRIRREQPTIPNVREFHGMSSRLVKAMPSLIFTSVLEDNCTSSTCAICLEDYRVGEKLRILPCRHKFHAVCVDSWLTTWRSFCPVCKQDAQAGIANLPASECTPLLSSGAATPSTAALSSFHSSVASSPSSNIQIVSTPSRSESTSQTPFLSIPPRIPYPRSTYNHSPAISISRSSADLRNASSHRSRSSHIVSPHSMGFPSSSPIHSRFTSIYIPSSSNASPSYLAGSSSRQSYLRHCSESGASLSALASAQSLPGC; from the exons ATGGGGTTGCTGAATTCCGGGGGAAGTGTGCTATTTATTGGCACTCTTCTTTGTCTGCTGGTTCGGTTTGCAGATGCGAACGTGGTGCTGATTGGGAGGAACGTGTCATTGTCATTCGAAGATGTCGAGGCAACTTTTG CACCGGCAATAAAAGGATCTGGTGAATGTGGTGTATTATATCTTGCTGAGCCTCAAGATGCCTGCACTCTATTGACAAATAAAGTTGAAGAAGGGCCAAATCCTCCATTTGTGTTGATCATAAGAGGAGGGTGCACATTTGATGATAAAGTTCGACATGCACAAAATGCTGGATTCAAGGCTGCTATTGTATATGACAATGAAGATAGTG CCTTGATTTCAA TGGCAGGAACTCCAGGTGGCATTCATATAAATGCTGTGTTTGTCTCTAAGGCCTCAGGCGGGATACTGAAGAAATATGCAGGTCATACAGACGTGGAATTCTGGATAATACCAAACTTTGAAAGTTCAGCATGGTCAATTATGGCTATTTCCTTCATATCACTCCTCGCCATGTCTGCTGTTCTGGCTACATGCTTTTTTGTGCGCAGACACCGCATAAGGCGTGAACAGCCTACCATTCCTAATGTCCGAGAGTTTCATGGGATGAGCAGTCGACTGGTCAAGGCAATGCCAAGTCTCATATTTACGTCTGTTTTGGAAGATAATTGCACTTCATCGACGTGTGCTATCTGCCTAGAAGACTACAGAGTTGGAGAGAAGCTTAGAATATTGCCATGCCGTCACA AGTTCCATGCAGTTTGTGTTGATTCCTGGCTCACCACCTGGAGATCATTCTGCCCTGTTTGCAAGCAAGATGCCCAAGCAGGCATAGCCAATCTTCCAGCATCTGAGTGCACCCCATTACTCTCTTCTGGTGCGGCGACTCCTTCCACTGCTGCATTATCATCATTTCATTCATCCGTGGCATCATCTCCATCTTCAAATATACAAATAGTTTCCACACCTTCTCGGTCAGAATCAACTTCTCAAACTCCATTCCTTTCTATTCCTCCTCGTATTCCTTACCCACGTAGTACCTATAATCACTCACCAGCTATCAGTATAAGCAGAAGCTCTGCTGACCTTAGAAATGCTTCATCTCATAGATCTCGCTCTTCTCATATAGTCTCCCCACACTCCATGGGTTTTCCTTCATCTTCACCCATCCATTCAAGATTCACATCCATTTACATTCCTAGTTCGAGTAATGCATCTCCAAGCTATCTTGCTGGGTCATCCAGTCGACAGTCATACCTTCGGCATTGCAGTGAGTCAGGGGCAAGTCTGTCTGCTTTAGCCTCTGCACAATCTTTGCCCGGATGTTGA